The proteins below come from a single Microtus ochrogaster isolate Prairie Vole_2 chromosome 8, MicOch1.0, whole genome shotgun sequence genomic window:
- the LOC101996023 gene encoding LOW QUALITY PROTEIN: mucin-6 (The sequence of the model RefSeq protein was modified relative to this genomic sequence to represent the inferred CDS: inserted 1 base in 1 codon), with protein sequence MFRGQQLLLLLFFRGSLINAGAWTGDATDSNSEDSLQSSSEKGWCSTWGADHFSTFDHHEYEFRGMCNYIFTATCGDALPTFSIQLRRDRDGNISRIIMELGASVVTVNKAIISVRDIGVVSLPYTSNGLQITPYGQSVQLVAKQLELELVVMWGPDAHLMKGHGGQVGTPEIWVGNXLCIHTGTNSITPQVLVEKKYMGKLCGLCGNFDGKRDNEFLSEDDKLLEPYKYAVLQKLDDPNEICVHEPIPRPTTLKTSRYAQICNQLLTLVSPGCDVPKESLVLSCQADMAKCAQPGQQNCSCATLSEYSHRCSMAGQPVRNWRTPGLCSVGQCPANQVYQECGEVCVKTCSNPQHSCSSFCNFGCFCPHGTLLDDISRNHTCVPVSQCPCMLNGVIYSPGEITRTACQTCQCTMGRWTCTEQPCPGHCSLEGGSFVTTFDARPYRFHGTCTYTLLQSPLLPNNGTLLAVYDKSGYSHSETSLVSVIYLSKKDKIVISTDEVITNNGDTKVLPYKTHNITIFRQTSTHLQMATTFGLEVVVQLHPVFQAYITVGPQFKGQTRGLCGNFNGDTTDDFTTSMGLDEGTASLFVDSWRAGNCLAALERETDPCSMSQLNKVCAETHCSMLLRKGSVFEKCHTVVNPQPFYKRCVYQACNYEETFPHICSALGAYAHACASRGVLLSGWRSSVDNCTVPCTGNRTFSYNSKACDRTCLSLSDRETECHASAVPVDGCNCPEGTYLNHKAECVHKAQCPCLLDSSKFVQADQSTMINGVICYCINGRLSCPRQAEMFLATCAEPKTFQSCSQSSEDKFGAACAPTCQMLATGIDCVPTKCESGCICPKGLYENSNGQCVPAEECPCDFAGVSYPGGSELHTDCKTCTCSQGRWTCQLSAQCPSTCVLYGEGHVITFDGQRFVFDGNCEYTLATDDCGANSSQPTFKVVTENVICGKSGVTCSRAIKISLGGLSITMADRNYTVSGEEPLVHLQVKPSPLNLVLDVDIPGRLNLTLVWNKHMSVSIKIRRATRDALCGLCGNSNGNMKDDFETRSKYVASSELEFVNSWKENPLCGDASYVVDPCSLNTFRRSWAERKCNIINSQTFAACHSKVYHLPYYEACVRDTCGCDMGGDCECLCDAVAAYAKACLDKGVCVDWRAPDFCPVYCDFYNIHTLVGENEYQYSQEANCTWHYQPCLCPGSLGTFPDTNIEGCYNCSQNEYFDHTEGTCVPCAPPATTLPPATTGSQPTTATPTSTEFHSSSSAATPMGPSNFPGLPTPPPSAPSSTEEVTGWTTPKKSSVSSGEYSPTTVGTTPLTSGLPPTSIPKSTPTRLPVTQATTKPTASSSSSSTETTAQFTESTTMTPLISAKPGMSTSQGESKPMGSQGT encoded by the exons ATGTTCAGGGGtcagcagctgctgctgttgctgttcttCAGGGGATCCCTAATCAATGCTG GTGCCTGGACTGGAGATGCCACCGATTCTAACAGTGAGGATAGCCTGCAATCCT CATCAGAAAAGGGCTGGTGCTCCACGTGGGGAGCTGATCACTTTTCTACCTTTGACCACCATGAGTATGAGTTCAGAGGGATGTGCAACTACATCTTTACGGCCACGTGTGGGGATGCCTTGCCCACCTTCAGCATCCAGTTGCGGAGAGATAGGGATGGAAACATCTCCCGAATCATCATGGAACTGGGGGCCTCTGTGGTCACCGTGAACAAAGCAATCATCTCTGTCAGGGACATTGG GGTTGTTAGCCTGCCCTATACCAGCAATGGTCTCCAGATCACACCATATGGCCAGAGCGTGCAATTGGTGGCCAagcagctggagctggagttagttgTCATGTGGGGACCAGATGCCCATCTTATG AAAGGGCATGGTGGGCAGGTGGGAACACCTGAAATCTGGGTGGGGA CCCTATGCATTCACACAGGGACCAACAGTATCACCCCGCAGGTCCTGGTAGAGAAGAAGTACATGGGCAAGCTGTGTGGACTGTGTGGGAACTTCGACGGGAAGAGAGATAATGAGTTTCTAAGCGAGGATG ACAAACTTCTGGAACCTTACAAGTATGCTGTACTCCAGAAGCTAGATGACCCCAATGAGATCTGTGTCCATGAGCCTATTCCCAGGCCTACCACCCTGAAGACCTCTAGATAC GCCCAGATCTGCAACCAGCTACTGACCCTGGTGTCCCCTGGGTGTGATGTGCCTAAGGAGTCACTGGtgctgagctgccaggcagacaTGGCTAAGTGTGCCCAGCCAGGTCAGCAGAATTGCAGCTGCGCCACGCTGTCTGAGTACTCCCATCGCTGCAGCATGGCCGGCCAGCCTGTCCGCAACTGGAGGACCCCTGGACTCTGCT ccgTGGGCCAGTGCCCAGCCAACCAGGTGTACCAGGAGTGCGGTGAGGTCTGCGTCAAGACTTGCTCCAACCCACAGCACAGCTGCTCCAGCTTCTGCAACTTCGGCTGCTTCTGCCCCCATG GTACACTGCTTGACGACATATCCAGAAACCACACCTGTGTGCCAGTCAGCCAGTGCCCCTGTATGCTCAATGGTGTGATTTACAGCCCTGGGGAGATCACGAGAACAGCCTGCCAAACCTG CCAGTGTACCATGGGCCGCTGGACGTGCACAGAGCAGCCATGTCCTGGGCACTGCTCCCTAGAAGGTGGTTCCTTTGTCACCACATTCGATGCCAGACCCTACCGCTTCCATGGCACCTGCACCTACACGCTTCTCCAG AGCCCGCTGCTACCCAACAATGGCACCCTCCTGGCTGTGTATGACAAGTCAGGTTACTCCCATTCAGAGACCTCCCTAGTGTCTGTCATCTACCTGTCCAAGAAG GACAAGATTGTGATCTCAACGGATGAAGTGATCACCAACAATGGAGACACCAAGGTGCTGCCATACAAGACAC ACAACATCACCATCTTCAGGCAGACATCTACCCACCTCCAGATGGCTACCACCTTTGGCCTGGAAGTCGTGGTCCAGCTACATCCCGTCTTCCAGGCCTACATCACAGTCGGGCCCCAGTTCAAAGGTCAGACCAGAG GGCTCTGCGGCAATTTCAACGGAGACACGACGGATGATTTCACGACCAGCATGGGCCTTGATGAAGGCACTGCCTCACTCTTTGTGGACTCATGGCGTGCAGGAAACTGTCTAGCTGCCCTGGAGCGGGAGACTGACCCCTGCTCCATGAGTCAGCTCAACA AGGTGTGTGCAGAGACCCACTGCTCCATGCTGCTGAGGAAGGGCAGTGTCTTTGAGAAATGCCACACGGTGGTGAACCCCCAGCCCTTCTACAAG AGGTGTGTGTACCAGGCCTGCAACTACGAGGAGACCTTCCCCCACATCTGTTCTGCACTGGGGGCCTATGCGCACGCCTGCGCCTCCCGAGGTGTCCTGCTCTCGGGCTGGAGGAGCAGCGTGGACAACTGCA CTGTGCCCTGCACTGGCAACCGCACGTTCAGTTATAATAGCAAGGCCTGTGACCgcacctgcctgtctctgtcggACCGTGAGACAGAGTGCCATGCGAGTGCTGTGCCGGTGGATGGCTGCAACTGTCCTGAGGGCACCTACTTGAACCACAAGGCAGAATGCGTGCACAAGGCCCAGTGCCCCTGCCTGCTGGACAGCTCCAAGTTCGTCCAGGCTGATCAATCAACCATGATCAATGGGGTCATATG TTACTGCATCAATGGCCGCCTGAGCTGCCCACGGCAGGCAGAGATGTTCTTGG CAACCTGCGCAGAGCCCAAGACCTTCCAGTCCTGCAGCCAGTCATCAGAGGACAAGTTCGGGGCTGCATGTGCCCCCACATGCCAGATGCTGGCCACAGGCATTGACTGT GTACCCACCAAATGCGAATCTGGCTGTATTTGTCCTAAGGGGCTCTATGAGAACAGCAATGGGCAGTGTGTGCCTGCAGAGGAATGCCCATGTGACTTTGCAGGGGTGTCCTATCCTGGCGGTTCTGAGCTCCATACTGACTGTAAGACCTG cacttgCTCACAGGGAAGGTGGACCTGCCAGCTCAGCGCGCAATGCCCATCCACCTGTGTCCTCTATGGCGAAGGCCACGTCATAACTTTTGACGGACAGCGCTTTGTGTTTGACGGCAACTGCGAGTACACTCTGGCCACG GATGACTGTGGTGCCAACAGCTCACAGCCTACCTTCAAGGTCGTGACAGAGAACGTCATCTGTGGGAAGTCAGGGGTCACCTGCTCCCGAGCCATCAAGATCTCCCTGGGT GGGCTATCCATCACAATGGCAGACAGAAACTACACAGTCAGCGGGGAAGAACCCTTGGTGCACCTTCAGGTGAAGCCCAGCCCCCTGAATTTGGTCCTGGACGTAGACATCCCTGGAAGGCTCAACCTGACACTCGTGTGGAACAAGCACATGAGCGTCTCTATCAAGATCCGCCGCGCCACCCGG GATGCCCTTTGTGGCTTGTGTGGCAACTCCAATGGGAACATGAAGGATGACTTTGAGACACGCAGCAAGTACGTGGCATCCAGTGAGCTGGAATTTGTGAACTCATGGAAGGAGAATCCACTATGTGGGGATGCGAGTTATGTGGTGGATCCCTGTAGCCTAAACACCTTCCGGCGCTCCTGGGCTGAGCGCAAATGCAACATTATCAACAGCCAGACCTTTGCTGCCTGCCACAGCAAG GTATACCACCTGCCCTACTATGAGGCCTGCGTGCGAGATACCTGCGGGTGTGACATGGGCGGAGACTGTGAATGTCTGTGCGATGCGGTGGCTGCCTATGCCAAGGCCTGTCTGGACAAGGGCGTCTGTGTGGACTGGAGGGCCCCAGACTTCTGCC CCGTCTACTGTGACTTCTACAACATTCACACACTGGTGGGTGAGAATGAATACCAGTATTCTCAGGAGGCCAACTGCACGTGGCACTACCAGCCCTGTCTCTGCCCTGGCAGCTTGGGGACCTTCCCGGACACAAACATTGAAG GCTGCTACAACTGCTCCCAGAATGAGTACTTCGACCACACAGAAGGGACCTGTGTACCCTGTG CACCACCCGCTACCACACTACCGCCAGCCACCACAG GTTCACAGCCTACCACAGCAACCCCCACCAGCACCGAGTTCCACAGTTCCAGCTCTGCAGCTACACCTATGGGCCCCTCCAACTTCCCAGGGCTTCCAACCCCACCACCTTCAGCCCCATCCTCCACTGAGGAAGTAACAGGATGGACCACCCCCAAGAAATCTTCAGTCTCCTCAGGAG AATACTCTCCGACTACTGTGGGTACCACACCACTGACATCAGGTTTGCCTCCTACATCCATACCGAAGTCAACACCTACAAGGCTCCCAGTGACACAGGCTACAACTAAGCCCACAGCATCTTCCTCCAGCTCGTCCACAGAGACCACAGCTCAGTTCACAGAGAGTACCACAATGACACCACTAATCTCAGCAAAACCTGGGATGTCCACCAGCCAAGGTGAGTCAAAGCCCATGGGAAGCCAGGGCACCTGA
- the LOC113456529 gene encoding mucin-6-like, whose product MTPSHTSGHRTVKTVHKCSIRNTYPDNNHHFADAELTALCKPNTFYSTGTNISGSHDTNCITCLSSVTSIQTNSNFPSSPVPWQSSTPQPLFSTSSLSPTPKSPNTPTLQHTPSVSTSMLLSTILSTSPMMGTRSPTTEPPVSSSKTATTPVNSAFTTATTPSELSPSLVPHSSVSPSPSLPTSFPSTVVSLSSVPHSPSVPSPTSLLSTSFHSSASSHSSSMTFPLTPTPSPASHSPLFTTPATVSYPSSVSSFESPSTSSTPVISSVLPLVTSSTPSSALPTFYTTPTLSSRPTASVSLLSTAKTTSYVPTFSSFSSKSTTSQFTSLTTQSSTSGLLSSTMGMTVFPSSPDTNHTARPPGTSPLPTTAFLSSPATTSGSSSPSTLVSPSKPDSSISPSPQPETCSLQEEEREITYQGCTANVTLTRCQGLCASSVSFNTDTLQLESYCGCCQPLNTYEKQVSLPCPDPNAPGQQLTLTLQVFSSCACSPLQCKD is encoded by the exons ATGACTCCCAGTCACACCTCAGGCCACCGGACAGTCAA AACAGTCCACAAATGCTCCATCAGAAACACCTATCCAGACAACAACCACCATTTTGCAGACGCAGAACTCACTGCCCTCTGTAAACCCAACACTTTCTACAGCACAGGCACCAACATCTCAGGCTCTCATGACACCAACTGCATCACAT GTCTCTCCTCAGTGACGTCCATACAGACCAATTCCAATTTTCCAAGCTCACCTGTACCTTGGCAGTCATCCACACCACAGCCATTATTTTCAACGTCTTCTCTGTCCCCCACTCCCAAGTCTCCTAACACCCCAACTCTCCAACACACACCATCAGTTTCCACATCTATGTTACTGAGTACAATTCTTTCAACAAGCCCAATGATGGGTACACGTTCTCCCACCACAGAACCACCTGTCTCCTCTAGTAAAACTGCCACTACCCCAGTTAATTCTGCATTTACAACAGCAACAACTCCCTCGGAGCTGAGCCCTTCCTTAGTTCCCCACagttctgtttccccttccccttctctcccaacAAGCTTCCCATCCACTGTGGTTTCTCTCAGTAGTGTCCCACATTCTCCCTCTGTTccatcccccacctctctcctgtCCACATCTTTTCACTCTTCAGCATCCTCCCATTCTTCTTCCATGACGTTCCCTCTCACACCTACTCCCAGCCCAGCATCACATTCGCCATTGTTCACTACCCCCGCCACGGTGTCTTATCCTTCATCCGTTTCTTCCTTTGAGTCCCCATCTACTTCCTCTACTCCTGTTATATCCTCTGTCTTACCTCTTGTCACCTCGTccactccttcctctgctctccccacTTTCTACACAACTCCCACCCTATCTAGTAGGCCAACCGCCAGCGTTAGCCTTCTATCCACTGCCAAGACTACATCTTACGTCCCCACCTTTTCTTCGTTCTCCTCAAAGTCCACCACTTCCCAGTTTACTTCCCTCACTACCCAATCCTCTACATCCGGGCTGCTGTCTTCAACCATGGGCATGACAGTCTTCCCAAGTTCCCCAGACACCAACCACACGGCCAGACCCCCTGGTACCAGCCCACTGCCTACAACTGCGTTCCTGAGCAGCCCTGCTACTACCAGTGGAAGCTCCTCGCCTTCTACCCTAGTGTCACCCTCCAAACCGGACTCTTCGATCTCTCCATCCCCCCAACCTG AGACCTGCAGCTTGCAGGAAGAGGAGCGAGAGATTACCTACCAAGGCTGCACAGCAAATGTGACTCTAACTCGTTGCCAGGGTTTGTGTGCCTCCTCTGTCAG TTTCAATACTGACACCCTGCAGTTGGAGTCCTACTGTGGCTGCTGCCAGCCTCTCAATACCTATGAGAAGCAAGTCTCCCTGCCCTGTCCAGATCCCAATGCACCAGGTCAGCAGCTCACACTCACCCTCCAAGTGTTCAGCAGTTGTGCATGTAGCCCCCTGCAATGCAAGGACTAA